The Acinetobacter shaoyimingii DNA segment AAGCGCTGAAAGAAGGTGAAATTTCCGACATCATTTACACCCAAATGAATGCACATGTCACTGAATTAAGTTTAGTGCAAACAGGCTGTGACCGAATTGCGACGACGCCTCTTCCCTTTGCTTACTCAGTTTTGCTGAATCGTACGGTTTACTTTTTCTGCTTTATGCTGCCTTTTAGTTTAGGCTCTGTTTTAGGTTTGGTAACACCGCTGTTGGTGGGTATTTTAGCCTATACATTTTTGGGACTTGATGCCTTAAGCTCTGAAATCGAAGAGCCTTTTGGTACACAAAGTAATGACTTACCTTTGGACTCTATGGTTCGTACTATTGAAATTGAACTGCTGGGGACTTTAGGAAAACCCACACCACCACCAATTCAAGCCCAAGATCATAACTTGCTTTGAAGCAACACTTTGGTTTTGCAGGCTGATTTGACTGATTGATGACAATAAAAAACCTTCTATATGAGAAGGTTTTTTATGTTTTAGACTCTTTATTTTGAAAGACCTTTAAATTTTTTATTTAAAGTTTTATTTAAAACTTTCCCAAATGCCGACTTGACCTTCTTTGACACGCGGAATATTGCCCAACTTGATCCATGGCATGTTGTCGCCATGAAAATCACTGCCGACTGAGACTTTTAAATTAAATTGCGCAATCATCCGATCCACCATTTGACGTGTTGAAGCGGGTTCTATTGCAGGTGGAAGCTCTACAGCATCTCCACCATATTGAGCAAATAGTTCAATCAGACAGCGAACATTGGTGGCGGATAAATCATAACGAGTCGGATGCGCCAATACTGCAAAACCTTGGCTTTCATGAATCACACGAATGGTTTCTTCTAAGCCTAAACCATCAAATTTAACGTAGGCTTTTTTACCTTCTTTGATGTATTTATCAAAGGCTTGCTGTGGACGCGCAACAAAACCTTTTGCCACCAGCACTTTTGCAATATGGGTACGAGTCACACGGTCAGGCACATGATCGACCAAAGCCAAGACATCTTCATAAATATCGACATTGATCAATGGAAGCAGTAAATCACAAATCTGCTTTGCACGCTCTGCACGTATTCTTTTTTGTT contains these protein-coding regions:
- a CDS encoding PHP domain-containing protein — its product is MIGVDLHTHSNISDGTLAPDLLVRAALEKGIHTLALTDHDTMDGLFQAEQTALDHPIRIISGVEISSQWSRPTTNKNYGVHIVALNMQNPEPLYQLLQQQKRIRAERAKQICDLLLPLINVDIYEDVLALVDHVPDRVTRTHIAKVLVAKGFVARPQQAFDKYIKEGKKAYVKFDGLGLEETIRVIHESQGFAVLAHPTRYDLSATNVRCLIELFAQYGGDAVELPPAIEPASTRQMVDRMIAQFNLKVSVGSDFHGDNMPWIKLGNIPRVKEGQVGIWESFK